The sequence below is a genomic window from Leptotrichia sp. oral taxon 215 str. W9775.
ACTTTTTATGAGGCTGTAGAGGAATTGTCTGAAAAATATAACGTACCCATAAAAAAATTGAATATAAGTAAGAAAAATTTACTCCAGAATGAAAAATACTACGAAATAATGAGGGAGGCCCAAAGAATTTTCAGTGAAAATATTCTGAAATCGGAGCAGGCATTGAAATATATGGAGAATCGAGGTTTTTCTCTGGAAGAAATAAAAAAGTACGGAATAGGATTTTCATTTGACACATGGGACAGTTTACTGAATGCGCTCAAGGAAAAGGGATATTCAGAAGAGGATATGCTGGAATTAGGACTTGTTAGAAAAAATGACAGGGGAAATGTTTTTGATTATTTTAGAAACAGAATTATGTTTCCAATATATAATGAAACAATGAAGCCTGTCGGATTTGGAGGAAGGATTATTATAAACAATGATAATTCTCCAAAATATTTGAATTCGCCTGATTCTAAAATCTTTAAAAAAGGAAACGAACTATTCGGTTTATACAACAGAGGGGAAAATATAAAGAAAAAAGGACTAGCCATATTGATGGAAGGATATTTGGATGTGCTTTCTGCCCATAAAAATAACTTTCCCAATGCAGTGGCCAGTTTGGGAACGGCTTTTACTGAAGGACAGGCAAAACTTCTGAAAAAGTATACGAATAACATAATAATAGCCTATGATAATGACAGTGCCGGTAAGGAGGCAGTATTAAAAGCTGCAGATATACTGAAAAAAGATGATTTCAATATACGATGTCTGTCAATTGAAGGAGAAGTAAAGGATCCTGATGAATATTTAAGAAAATATGGCAGAAAAAAATTTTTAGAAATATTGAAAACTTCAAAGGGAATTTTTGATTATCTCTTTGATGAATATTCTAAAGAACTGAATTTGAATGAAATAACCGGAAAAAGGAAAATGATTGAAAAGTTCAGAAGTTTTTTTGCCAATGTAACAAACAATACAGAAAAAAATCTGTATATAAGTAAACTTTCTGTGGAACTGGGGATAGATAAGGAAGTTCTTGTAGGAGAGTTTGGCAGCTTTTCCAATATTAAAGGAAAGTATAGAAAGAATTTCAGAAAAGAAGAAAAAGTTGTAAGTAAAGCAAAAAAAGATGAATTTTATAATTCCCTTGAAATAGAAACTCTGAAGTTTCTGTTAAAATATAAAAATAACCTTTCTTCAGAAAAACAGGAGCATTGCGAAAAGTTTTATGACAAGGTGTTCGAAAATGTCATTTACAGGGATATAATGGAAAAACTGAAGACAGTCAACTTCGAAATGGACAAACTGGATACTCTGGCACTGGAGGAAGAAGAGAGGGAATTAATAACGACTATGAAGTTAAGAGCAGAAGCAGATATCGAAAATGAAGGAAGACATTATAAAGATATTTTTGTAGGATGGTTTTTAAGAGAAATTGATCATATGCGTGAAGTTATTGACAGAAAAAATGAGATGTATGTAGTTTTGAGACGGTTGGAAT
It includes:
- the dnaG gene encoding DNA primase; the encoded protein is MYKDEEIEKFLENLDIVQVIGEYVTLKKTGANYKGFSPFKEERTPSFVVSPTKNIFKDFSTGIGGNAISFYMKINNITFYEAVEELSEKYNVPIKKLNISKKNLLQNEKYYEIMREAQRIFSENILKSEQALKYMENRGFSLEEIKKYGIGFSFDTWDSLLNALKEKGYSEEDMLELGLVRKNDRGNVFDYFRNRIMFPIYNETMKPVGFGGRIIINNDNSPKYLNSPDSKIFKKGNELFGLYNRGENIKKKGLAILMEGYLDVLSAHKNNFPNAVASLGTAFTEGQAKLLKKYTNNIIIAYDNDSAGKEAVLKAADILKKDDFNIRCLSIEGEVKDPDEYLRKYGRKKFLEILKTSKGIFDYLFDEYSKELNLNEITGKRKMIEKFRSFFANVTNNTEKNLYISKLSVELGIDKEVLVGEFGSFSNIKGKYRKNFRKEEKVVSKAKKDEFYNSLEIETLKFLLKYKNNLSSEKQEHCEKFYDKVFENVIYRDIMEKLKTVNFEMDKLDTLALEEEERELITTMKLRAEADIENEGRHYKDIFVGWFLREIDHMREVIDRKNEMYVVLRRLESELKIIHNIEEIEKMYKEFKLIRRSDYV